A part of Anolis sagrei isolate rAnoSag1 chromosome 3, rAnoSag1.mat, whole genome shotgun sequence genomic DNA contains:
- the ACAT1 gene encoding acetyl-CoA acetyltransferase, mitochondrial codes for MLGGRQVRKALRALTYVSRGYSSQRGLNEVVIVSAVRTPIGSFQGSLSSHPATKLGSTAIKGAIEKAGIPAQEVKEVYMGNVIQAGQGQAPARQATLGAGLPVSTPCTTVNKVCASGMKSIMMAAQSLMCGNQDVMVAGGMESMSNVPYTMVRGATPYGGVRLEDLIVKDGLTDVYNKIHMGNCAENTAKKFSISREDQDAFAINSYTRSKKAWDSGVFANEIVPVTISQKGKPDIEVKEDEEYKRVDFSKVPKLKAVFQKENGTVTAANASTLNDGAAALVLMTSEAAKRLNVKPLARIVAFADAAVDPIDFPIAPAHAIPKILSQTGLKKEDISMWEINEAFSVVVLANMKMLDVDPQKVNINGGAVSLGHPIGMSGARIVVHMAHALKQGEHGLAGICNGGGGASAILIQKL; via the exons ATGTTGGGCGGACGGCAAGTGCGGAAGGCGCTTCGG GCGTTAACATATGTAAGCCGAGGTTATTCATCACAACGTGGCTTAAAT gAAGTAGTCATCGTCAGTGCTGTACGGACACCAATCGGATCTTTCCAGGGATCCCTTTCTTCACATCCAGCAACTAAGCTTGGTTCCACTGCAATTAAAGGAGCCATAGAAAAAGCTG GTATCCCTGCACAAGAAGTCAAAGAAGTGTACATGGGCAATGTTATCCAAGCTGGGCAAGGACAAGCTCCAGCAAGACAAGCAACTCTCGGTGCAG GTTTACCAGTTTCTACCCCTTGCACAACCGTCAACAAAGTATGTGCATCTGGAATGAAATCCATTATGATGGCAGCACAGAGTCTGATGTGTGGGAATCAG GACGTGATGGTGGCCGGAGGAATGGAGAGCATGTCCAATGTGCCCTACACAATGGTCAGAGGAGCAACACCATATGGAGGAGTTAGGCTTGAAGATCTTATTGTAAAAGATGGCTTGACAGATGTTTACAACAAAATCCACATG GGTAACTGTGCAGAGAATACAGCTAAGAAATTTTCTATATCACGGGAAGATCAAGATGCTTTTGCTATCAACTCTTATACAAGAAGCAAAAAAGCCTGGGATTCTGGTGTTTTTGCAAATGAAATTGTACCTGTTACGATTTCTCAGAAAG GGAAACCGGACATAGAGGTTAAAGAAGATGAAGAGTATAAGCGTGTTGACTTTTCCAAAGTTCCAAAGCTGAAGGcagtttttcaaaaagaaaatg GAACAGTAACTGCGGCCAATGCCAGTACATTGAATGATGGAGCAGCTGCTTTGGTTCTGATGACTTCAGAAGCAGCCAAGAGACTGAATGTTAAGCCATTGGCTAGAATAGTAG CTTTTGCAGATGCTGCTGTTGATCCCATTGATTTCCCAATTGCACCAGCACATGCTATTCCCAAG aTACTTAGTCAAACAGGACTCAAAAAGGAAGATATTAGTATGTGGGAAATCAATGAAGCATTCAGCGTTGTCGTCCTAGCCAACATGAAAATGCTGGATGTTGATCCACAGAAGGTGAATATTAATGGAGGAGCAGTGTCCTTGGGACATCCAATTGG GATGTCTGGAGCAAGAATTGTTGTTCACATGGCTCATGCATTGAAACAAGGAGAGCATGGCCTTGCTGGAATTTgcaatggtggaggaggagcatCTGCAATTCTGATCCAAAAGCTGTAG